The proteins below are encoded in one region of Styela clava chromosome 4, kaStyClav1.hap1.2, whole genome shotgun sequence:
- the LOC120333297 gene encoding uncharacterized protein LOC120333297: MDYAKAGSATTGREATTRDYSAAVASNPPVETSPGEARPRTVFLKTDTEFTFASIMELLKNNEKTKEYRNEIKGLYETRKGQWILTFAPTDGPNNSCRESFLEATQGQIKTAEAQIAVQMPSDAPVRISVKDIPHEISYDKAVHTINQLGCGTVKSAIKNWHRGTDVYNGYIAFIIEGFKKERLPDYVVFKGLKCKTYLPKELYIPKCGRCLQSGHTFIDCNNEPVCRYCRQAGHLQKDCQTKARDFPAIGNYTKTWTFPKQRRTQPIIPTNSPSKTKQNNGNTKQNRPVITPNQVNCQSTEEITPTKNKQETTQGGKDKSISEFSPSASELREISDWSECEDVGNTTSPSQTPQKDAQLGESPKDAQPGNTHQTPKQPEPSRKLKQTSTIGNTPFHPPPKGKAYVKVMVHKYEAHDTTTSLFSDVPDEILSAPAVLGNNEHIVDLTDANLDNSDLNNKRNRESSSESSFSATTETKLTGKNKKGKRKAR; this comes from the exons ATGGATTACGCGAAAGCAGGCAGTGCAACAACAGGGAGAGAAGCAACAACCCGGGACTATTCTGCGGCTGTCGCATCGAACCCACCAGTAGAAACATCACCAGGAGAAGCAAGACCAAGAACGGTTTTCCTTAAAACGGACACGGAATTCACCTTCGCCTCAATAATGGAATTActgaaaaacaatgaaaaaactaaGGAATATAGAAACGAAATTAAGGGATTATATGAGACCCGCAAGGGCCAATGGATTTTAACGTTTGCACCTACGGACGGTCCAAATAACAGCTGCAGGGAAAGTTTCTTGGAAGCTACACAAGGACAAATTAAAACAGCAGAAGCACAAATCGCTGTACAAATGCCGAGCGATGCACCCGTAAGGATTTCAGTGAAGGATATACCTCACGAAATATCCTATGACAAAGCTGTTCATACGATCAACCAGCTGGGTTGTGGGACAGTAAAGAGTGCTATTAAGAATTGGCACAGAGGGACTGATGTATATAACGGCTACATAGCTTTCATAATAGAGGGTTTTAAAAAGGAACGATTACCAGACTATGTAGTGTTCAAAGGCCTCAAATGTAAAACATATCTTCCGAAAGAACTATACATTCCAAAATGTGGAAGATGTCTACAATCTGGACACACATTCATAGACTGTAATAACGAGCCTGTCTGCAGATATTGTAGACAGGCTGGACATTTACAAAAGGACTGCCAAACAAAAGCTAGAGACTTTCCAGCCATAGGAAATTACACAAAAACCTGGACTTTTCCCAAACAAAGGAGGACGCAACCGATAATTCCTACAAATTCACctagcaaaacaaaacaaaacaatggaAACACCAAGCAAAACCGACCGGTAATTACACCTAATCAGGTTAATTGCCAATCAACCGAAGAAATTACACCTACAAAGAACAAACAGGAAACAACGCAAGGTGGCAAGGATAAATCCATCTCCGAATTTTCTCCGTCGGCCTCTGAACTACGTGAAATAAGTGACTGGTCGGAATGTGAAGATGTCGGAAACACAACAAGTCCGAGTCAAACCCCCCAAAAAGACGCGCAACTTGGAGAATCGCCCAAAGACGCACAACCTGGAAATACCCATCAAACACCTAAACAACCGGAACCGAGCAGAAAACTGAAACAAACTTCGACCATCGGCAATACGCCTTTCCACCCTCCACCGAAAGGGAAGGCCTATGTTAAAGTCATGGTCCATAAATATGAAGCGCACGACACAACAACGTCTTTATTTAGCGACGTTCCGGATGAAATTCTCTCTGCCCCAGCAGTTCTAGGAAATAACGAACACATAGTAGATCTGACGGACGCAAACCTGGACAACTCCGACCTGAACAATAAAAGAAATAGAGAATCGTCATCGGAATCATCCTTTTCGGCTACAACAGAAACAAAATTgactggaaaaaataaaaaaggaaagc GCAAGGCACGTTGA